A genome region from Bacteroidales bacterium includes the following:
- the mnmA gene encoding tRNA 2-thiouridine(34) synthase MnmA, producing MKIASLVSGGVDSSVTVHLLKEQGYDPHIFYIKIGLQDDPAWVDCPAEEDIEIVTWLARKYGCRLEVISLQEEYWDRVISYTIESVKKGLTPNPDMMCNKMIKFGAFDEKYGNDFDLISTGHYASTLNIDGEKYLATARDHFKDQTYFLGQINRQQLAKMVFPLGDLVKGDVRRIAEEARLPSAQRKDSQGICFLGKINYNDFIKRYVGTNPGNIVEAETGKVLGRHEGLWFHTIGQRRGLGMSGGPWFVVDKDIEGNRVLVSNGYDPDGQYKKVVSLAHFEFINGYADRTYDIAQEVKFKIRHQPEFNEGTLQREGDRYVIQSLQRLQGVAPGQFGVIYTPDATICLGSGVIVA from the coding sequence ATGAAAATAGCTTCATTGGTATCTGGTGGTGTCGATAGCTCTGTAACGGTTCATCTGTTGAAAGAACAGGGGTACGACCCACATATTTTTTATATAAAAATAGGATTGCAGGACGACCCTGCATGGGTGGATTGTCCTGCCGAAGAAGACATCGAAATTGTAACCTGGCTCGCTAGGAAATATGGCTGCCGTTTGGAAGTGATTTCGCTGCAGGAAGAATATTGGGACCGGGTGATCAGCTATACCATCGAATCGGTGAAGAAGGGGCTTACGCCAAATCCCGACATGATGTGCAACAAGATGATCAAGTTTGGTGCTTTTGATGAGAAATATGGCAACGACTTCGATCTCATCTCCACCGGGCATTATGCCTCCACGCTAAATATAGATGGCGAAAAATATCTGGCCACAGCCCGCGATCATTTCAAAGATCAGACTTATTTTTTAGGCCAAATTAATCGGCAGCAACTTGCCAAAATGGTTTTCCCACTGGGCGATCTGGTAAAAGGCGATGTGCGCAGGATAGCTGAAGAAGCCCGGCTTCCCTCGGCGCAGCGCAAAGATAGCCAGGGAATTTGCTTCCTGGGAAAAATCAACTACAACGACTTTATAAAAAGATATGTCGGCACCAATCCCGGCAATATCGTAGAAGCCGAAACCGGCAAGGTGCTGGGCCGGCACGAAGGGCTGTGGTTTCACACCATCGGCCAGCGTCGCGGGCTGGGCATGAGCGGCGGCCCCTGGTTTGTCGTCGATAAAGATATAGAGGGAAATCGTGTGCTGGTTTCCAATGGCTACGACCCCGACGGGCAATATAAAAAAGTTGTAAGCCTGGCTCATTTCGAATTTATTAATGGCTACGCCGACCGCACCTACGACATTGCGCAAGAGGTGAAATTTAAAATCCGTCACCAGCCCGAATTTAACGAAGGAACACTGCAACGCGAAGGAGATCGCTATGTTATCCAATCGCTACAGCGCTTGCAGGGCGTTGCCCCCGGCCAATTTGGTGTGATTTATACCCCCGATGCTACTATCTGCCTTGGCAGCGGTGTGATTGTGGCCTGA
- a CDS encoding formimidoylglutamase, whose protein sequence is MEISLYFDPVDTDTLRAETPGSSAWLGDQIVALDDTFDEEDLVQFDAIIVGVNEERGAVNNEGCSQAPSAIRQALYSLSMGGWKLKIGDLGNIRSGENISDTYFALRDTIFRLLRSGVVPIVIGGSEDLSYAVYSGYEQAGRIINLVSVDARLNYAGTEIQSPNAANFLSSIIFKKPNCLFNFANLGYQSYFTETATLEVMNKLFFDTWRLGVVRQNIEEAEPVIRNADYLSFDISAVRFSDAPGNGNASPNGFMGDEACQLVRYAGISSKLSCIGFYEANPLLDQHGQTALLVAQMIWYFLDGLAVRIDEYPDDKHDDFVKYIVDSSRAGSDMIFYKSKQTSRWWMQLPVSEKKEKDHCRHIMVPCTYADYQLAAANEIPDRWWKAYQKLM, encoded by the coding sequence ATGGAGATCTCCCTTTATTTCGATCCGGTAGATACCGACACTCTTCGAGCTGAGACACCAGGCAGCAGCGCCTGGCTTGGTGATCAGATAGTAGCGCTGGACGATACTTTTGACGAAGAAGATCTTGTGCAGTTCGATGCCATCATTGTAGGTGTTAACGAAGAACGTGGCGCTGTAAACAATGAAGGCTGCAGCCAGGCTCCCAGTGCCATCCGCCAGGCGCTCTACAGCCTGAGCATGGGCGGGTGGAAACTCAAAATTGGCGACCTTGGAAATATCCGCTCCGGCGAAAATATCAGCGATACCTATTTCGCTTTGCGCGATACCATCTTCCGGCTGCTGCGTTCGGGCGTAGTGCCCATCGTTATTGGCGGCAGCGAAGATTTGTCGTATGCCGTTTATTCGGGATACGAGCAGGCCGGCCGCATCATCAATCTGGTGAGCGTGGATGCGCGCCTCAACTACGCCGGCACTGAGATACAATCTCCCAACGCTGCCAACTTCCTTTCCTCCATCATTTTTAAAAAGCCTAATTGTCTTTTCAACTTTGCCAATCTGGGCTACCAAAGCTATTTCACCGAAACTGCTACGCTGGAGGTGATGAACAAGCTGTTTTTTGATACCTGGCGGTTGGGCGTGGTGCGTCAAAACATAGAAGAAGCCGAGCCGGTGATTCGCAACGCCGATTATCTGAGCTTTGATATTTCTGCCGTGCGCTTTAGCGACGCACCCGGTAACGGCAACGCTTCGCCCAATGGATTTATGGGTGACGAAGCCTGCCAGTTGGTGCGGTATGCCGGTATTTCATCCAAACTTTCGTGCATCGGTTTTTACGAAGCCAATCCACTGCTCGACCAGCACGGACAGACAGCCCTGCTGGTGGCACAAATGATCTGGTACTTTTTGGATGGCTTGGCAGTGCGTATTGACGAATATCCTGATGACAAGCATGATGATTTCGTAAAATACATTGTGGATTCCAGCAGGGCCGGCAGCGATATGATTTTTTACAAAAGCAAACAAACTTCCCGCTGGTGGATGCAGTTGCCCGTGAGTGAGAAAAAGGAAAAAGATCACTGTCGTCACATCATGGTGCCCTGCACTTACGCCGATTATCAGCTGGCTGCCGCCAACGAAATTCCCGACCGCTGGTGGAAAGCCTACCAAAAGCTCATGTAA
- the topA gene encoding type I DNA topoisomerase, with amino-acid sequence MSKNLVIVESPAKAKTIEKFLGKDFTVKSSFGHVRDLSKKQLGVDIENDFKPDYVESDDKKSVINELKKLAKTAEIVWLATDEDREGEAISWHLFETLKLDKERTRRIAFHEITKTAITRAIEQPRSIDLNLVDAQQARRVLDRLVGFELSPVLWRKVKPSLSAGRVQSVAVRLVVEREDEIKNFEIVSYYRVTALFQKDGNETLLRAEVPTRFATREQALAFLEKCIGADFTVASVEKKPAKRSPAPPFTTSTLQQEASRKLSFSVGKTMQVAQQLYESGKITYMRTDSVNLSDLALGLAKEQIISSFGDDFYKFRRFATKTKGAQEAHEAIRPTYLNQENIDGTNDQKKLYSLIWKRTIASQMSDAQLERTTINIDISTATEKFVARGEVILFEGFLKVYFESSDDDATDEAAGMLPPVKKGEKLPLLQMDATQRYTQPPTRYTEASLVKKLEELGIGRPSTYAPIISTIQKREYVVRGDSNGTARSYEIISLKNAHIKTEKKSEKTGQTKGRLLPTDIGNVVNKFLMQHFMNIMDYNFTAKVEKEFDEIAMGQKVWNEMIADFYGPFHKRIEDTLEHSEKFSGEILLGQEPGTGKNVYAKIGRFGPMIQIGDAESEEKPRFASIKKGQSLDSVTLEEALEMFKFPRSIGSWQDAEVTIGIGRFGPYVKHKSLFVSLPKQDDPADVNLERAIELIEEKIKKEREKTIKIFDQDENIKVLNGRWGPYIAEGKTNYRIPKDTDPASLTFDDAKKIIAASSKSAAPKKASRKSAAKPKAKTVTKKPSSKAKK; translated from the coding sequence ATGTCTAAAAATCTGGTCATAGTTGAGTCACCCGCCAAAGCCAAAACCATCGAAAAGTTTCTTGGAAAGGATTTTACTGTCAAATCCAGCTTCGGCCACGTTCGTGATCTGTCGAAAAAACAGTTGGGCGTGGATATCGAAAATGATTTTAAACCTGATTACGTAGAATCTGACGACAAAAAGAGCGTTATTAATGAATTGAAAAAGCTGGCCAAAACCGCCGAAATCGTCTGGCTTGCAACGGACGAGGATCGTGAGGGGGAGGCCATTTCGTGGCATCTTTTTGAAACCCTGAAACTCGATAAGGAGCGTACGCGGCGCATTGCTTTTCATGAGATTACAAAAACGGCCATAACACGCGCGATAGAGCAGCCACGCAGCATCGATCTTAATCTGGTCGACGCCCAGCAGGCACGGCGCGTTCTGGATCGCCTTGTAGGATTTGAGCTTTCGCCCGTGCTGTGGCGCAAAGTGAAGCCTTCCCTCTCGGCAGGCCGTGTGCAGTCGGTGGCTGTGCGTTTGGTTGTGGAGCGCGAAGATGAAATCAAAAATTTTGAAATTGTTTCCTATTATCGTGTAACTGCACTTTTTCAGAAAGATGGAAACGAAACCCTGCTTCGCGCTGAGGTGCCCACACGCTTTGCTACGCGTGAGCAAGCGCTTGCTTTTCTTGAGAAATGCATCGGTGCCGATTTTACCGTAGCTTCCGTCGAAAAAAAACCAGCCAAACGTTCGCCCGCGCCCCCCTTTACCACATCTACACTTCAGCAGGAAGCAAGTCGCAAGCTCAGCTTTAGCGTCGGCAAAACCATGCAGGTAGCACAACAACTTTACGAATCGGGAAAGATCACCTACATGCGTACCGACTCTGTGAATCTTTCTGATCTGGCGTTGGGATTGGCCAAGGAACAAATCATCAGTTCATTCGGTGACGACTTTTATAAATTTCGCCGTTTTGCTACCAAAACAAAAGGAGCTCAGGAAGCGCATGAAGCCATCCGGCCTACCTATCTAAATCAGGAAAATATTGATGGTACCAACGATCAGAAAAAGCTTTACAGTCTCATCTGGAAAAGAACCATCGCCTCGCAAATGAGCGATGCTCAGCTGGAACGTACCACCATAAACATCGATATTTCTACTGCTACTGAGAAATTTGTTGCGCGCGGCGAAGTAATCCTTTTCGAAGGTTTTCTTAAAGTCTATTTCGAATCGAGCGACGACGATGCTACCGACGAAGCTGCCGGCATGTTGCCCCCTGTAAAAAAAGGTGAGAAACTGCCGCTGCTTCAAATGGATGCCACACAGCGCTATACCCAACCACCTACACGCTATACCGAAGCCAGTTTGGTAAAGAAACTCGAAGAGCTTGGCATCGGGCGCCCTTCTACCTATGCGCCCATTATCTCTACCATACAAAAACGCGAATATGTGGTAAGGGGCGACAGCAATGGAACTGCGCGCTCTTATGAGATTATTTCGTTAAAAAACGCTCACATTAAAACAGAAAAAAAATCGGAAAAAACCGGCCAGACCAAAGGTAGATTGCTACCCACCGACATCGGTAATGTGGTGAATAAATTCCTGATGCAGCATTTTATGAATATCATGGATTACAATTTTACTGCAAAAGTGGAAAAGGAGTTTGACGAGATAGCGATGGGGCAAAAGGTTTGGAACGAAATGATTGCTGATTTCTACGGGCCTTTCCACAAGCGCATTGAAGATACTTTAGAGCACAGCGAAAAGTTTAGCGGCGAAATACTGCTGGGTCAGGAGCCGGGTACAGGCAAAAATGTATATGCCAAAATTGGTCGCTTTGGCCCCATGATTCAGATTGGTGACGCCGAGAGCGAAGAAAAGCCGCGCTTTGCCTCCATCAAAAAAGGGCAATCACTCGATAGTGTCACCCTGGAAGAGGCGCTGGAAATGTTTAAATTTCCACGCTCCATCGGCAGCTGGCAGGATGCTGAAGTAACCATCGGCATCGGGCGTTTTGGACCTTATGTCAAACACAAGTCGTTGTTTGTTTCGTTGCCAAAACAAGACGATCCGGCAGACGTAAACCTTGAGCGGGCCATCGAACTCATTGAAGAAAAAATTAAAAAAGAGCGCGAAAAAACCATTAAAATTTTTGATCAGGACGAAAACATTAAAGTGCTCAATGGCCGCTGGGGACCCTACATCGCCGAAGGCAAAACCAACTATCGTATTCCAAAAGATACCGACCCGGCATCGTTGACTTTTGACGATGCTAAAAAAATAATTGCGGCAAGCAGCAAGAGCGCAGCTCCCAAAAAAGCTTCGCGCAAGAGTGCTGCTAAACCGAAAGCTAAAACGGTAACAAAAAAACCGAGCTCAAAAGCAAAGAAATAG
- a CDS encoding T9SS type A sorting domain-containing protein, translating to MKKQFLLSLSLLMMFFGAVIAQDQIPGTIQQNADVQTMDAPEANGLTPLYSVTGQYYLSADGAGSNNDYTVDVNKPSVLATVHKAYLMSAVVYGGSVISDGCISLNGTPINWDGSIANALYSKNYYADVTSLVASALNPAAPGITSLPVTECNTNNIDGVALLVIFADPSAYEETIVILFGAQAFAGDTFSLALAESIDPNDPNSILNMGLGISFSAQEGGIQQYCIIDINGERLTTSAGGEDDGYQQNGALITVGGLGDSNDNPEFPFATPVNQYSDDELYSLLPFIDITTTTITAFTSNPSNDDNIFLAYFEITGAAIIGEGILLSQTTNNPDVGTDHTIKALIQNSEGNPVADKIVDFEVTSGPNSGLSFSTATNEDGEAFFVYSSSEPGVDIVTACFENSQSITQCSNALSVNWILSEGESIVLSQAVNNQPIGETHTVTATVQDEDHNPLEGVSVDFEVIAGPNAGNIFTALTDSDGQAMYSYVGSEPGVDQIQACFENSLAEVQCSNVLNFQWTGQLSGYPVCIPKGWSIISSPYAPFGADLDAIFGQLSDDGKLELLLNRGGFYWPGQNVNLLGVWNTNNAYKVKMNEPGCALFSEVPLADLSVTLASGIDYLPVLVDENVDAASFFAQLDGNLVYAFDIYNGPVFWPAGGIFTLQTLVPGEGYLVNLSSAAVVYYDFPEATASNNNQPIPAISGAPWTVANTGSAHLISIAAAALQNFEAGDIIAAFNSEQLCVGMAQYTGANENLLLAAYGDDITTEAIDGLTEGESISFKVFDQSQGTIAELAATYNMQMPNSGNYVEFGASGINAFKATATDIGDVQATQIQVYPNPAANMVNVTGFAAETQITLTNTQGQVVLTSNATNGDNVQIDISHLSAGIYLLQAKSADQSSVQKIFVK from the coding sequence ATGAAAAAGCAATTTTTACTTTCATTGTCATTATTAATGATGTTTTTTGGTGCTGTCATAGCACAGGATCAAATTCCCGGCACTATTCAGCAAAATGCTGATGTGCAAACTATGGATGCTCCCGAGGCCAATGGTCTCACGCCGCTGTACAGCGTTACCGGGCAGTATTATCTTTCGGCCGATGGTGCAGGATCCAACAATGATTATACTGTGGATGTTAACAAACCCAGTGTTTTGGCTACTGTGCACAAGGCATATCTGATGTCGGCTGTTGTTTATGGTGGATCTGTCATTTCCGATGGCTGTATCTCCCTTAACGGCACACCCATCAACTGGGATGGATCAATCGCAAATGCGCTATACAGCAAAAATTATTATGCCGATGTCACATCACTCGTAGCTTCAGCATTGAACCCTGCCGCTCCTGGTATCACAAGCCTTCCCGTTACAGAATGCAATACTAACAATATTGATGGGGTAGCACTATTGGTAATATTTGCGGATCCATCAGCTTACGAAGAGACCATTGTTATTCTCTTTGGAGCTCAGGCTTTTGCCGGCGACACCTTCTCTCTTGCATTGGCTGAATCAATTGATCCTAATGATCCAAATTCCATTCTCAACATGGGCTTGGGCATTTCTTTTTCGGCTCAAGAAGGTGGCATACAGCAATATTGCATTATCGATATCAATGGAGAGCGCCTTACTACTTCAGCAGGTGGCGAAGACGACGGTTACCAACAGAATGGTGCACTAATAACGGTAGGCGGTCTGGGCGATTCTAACGACAATCCGGAGTTTCCATTTGCTACACCTGTGAACCAATATAGTGATGACGAACTTTATAGTTTGCTGCCATTTATCGACATAACAACCACAACCATCACTGCGTTCACCTCCAATCCGTCCAACGACGACAACATCTTCTTGGCTTATTTTGAAATAACAGGTGCTGCCATCATCGGCGAAGGCATCTTGCTGAGCCAGACCACCAATAACCCTGATGTAGGCACCGACCATACCATCAAAGCACTGATTCAGAATAGCGAAGGGAACCCAGTAGCTGACAAAATAGTAGATTTTGAAGTAACCTCAGGTCCTAACAGCGGTTTGTCGTTCTCAACAGCTACCAACGAAGATGGTGAAGCCTTTTTTGTGTACAGCAGCTCTGAGCCAGGTGTGGATATCGTAACGGCTTGTTTCGAGAACAGCCAGAGTATTACTCAATGTTCCAATGCACTTAGTGTAAACTGGATCCTGTCAGAAGGAGAATCTATTGTGCTATCGCAAGCTGTTAATAACCAGCCAATAGGAGAAACCCATACCGTTACGGCCACTGTGCAAGATGAAGATCACAATCCGCTGGAAGGCGTATCCGTTGACTTTGAAGTGATAGCTGGTCCCAATGCTGGCAACATATTCACTGCACTTACCGACTCCGATGGCCAGGCCATGTATTCGTATGTTGGCAGCGAGCCTGGTGTAGATCAGATCCAGGCTTGCTTCGAAAACAGTCTTGCTGAAGTACAGTGTTCTAATGTTCTCAACTTCCAATGGACAGGTCAGTTGTCAGGATATCCGGTATGCATTCCCAAAGGATGGAGCATCATTTCATCACCCTACGCGCCTTTCGGTGCTGATTTGGATGCAATATTCGGACAGTTGTCTGACGATGGAAAACTCGAGCTTTTGCTCAACCGTGGTGGTTTCTACTGGCCGGGGCAAAACGTAAACCTTTTGGGCGTATGGAATACCAACAACGCTTACAAAGTAAAAATGAACGAACCAGGCTGTGCTCTTTTCAGCGAAGTACCACTTGCCGACTTATCGGTAACTCTGGCGTCAGGAATTGATTATCTGCCCGTGCTGGTAGATGAAAATGTAGATGCTGCCAGTTTCTTTGCACAATTAGACGGCAATCTGGTGTATGCTTTTGATATTTATAACGGACCCGTTTTCTGGCCGGCAGGTGGCATTTTTACACTTCAAACGCTTGTTCCCGGCGAAGGCTACCTTGTTAACTTATCCTCAGCAGCAGTAGTTTATTATGACTTTCCTGAGGCCACAGCAAGCAACAACAACCAGCCAATTCCTGCTATCAGCGGAGCACCCTGGACTGTTGCCAACACCGGATCAGCGCATCTTATTTCCATTGCTGCCGCAGCTTTGCAAAATTTTGAAGCCGGCGATATCATCGCTGCTTTCAATAGCGAACAGTTGTGCGTAGGCATGGCACAATACACAGGTGCCAACGAAAACCTGTTGCTGGCTGCTTATGGCGACGATATCACCACCGAAGCCATCGATGGCCTGACGGAAGGTGAAAGCATCAGTTTTAAAGTTTTTGATCAGTCACAGGGAACCATCGCCGAACTTGCAGCTACCTACAACATGCAGATGCCCAATAGTGGCAACTACGTCGAGTTTGGAGCTTCAGGAATAAATGCTTTCAAAGCCACTGCTACTGACATTGGCGACGTACAGGCTACACAGATTCAGGTTTATCCCAATCCTGCCGCCAACATGGTTAACGTAACGGGTTTTGCTGCCGAAACACAAATCACACTTACCAACACGCAAGGTCAGGTGGTGCTTACCAGCAATGCCACAAACGGTGACAACGTGCAGATCGATATTAGCCATCTGTCGGCTGGAATTTATCTACTTCAGGCCAAATCTGCTGATCAATCATCCGTACAGAAAATCTTTGTTAAATAA
- a CDS encoding nucleotide pyrophosphohydrolase has protein sequence MDAIAEITKLLIDFRDARNWQQFHNPKDLALALSIEAAELNELFLWKTQEELSQIDTARIAEELADVLAYAFMLAEKYHFDIPAIMRDKIGKNALKYPVEKSRNLALKYTELGKEKRDER, from the coding sequence ATGGATGCAATAGCAGAAATTACGAAATTGCTGATTGACTTTCGCGATGCGCGCAACTGGCAGCAGTTTCACAACCCGAAGGACCTGGCGCTGGCACTTTCGATAGAAGCCGCCGAACTTAACGAACTTTTTTTGTGGAAAACCCAGGAGGAGCTTTCGCAAATCGACACAGCACGCATCGCCGAAGAGCTTGCCGATGTGCTGGCATACGCTTTTATGCTGGCCGAAAAATACCATTTCGACATTCCCGCCATCATGCGCGACAAAATTGGAAAGAATGCCCTGAAGTATCCCGTAGAAAAATCGCGGAACCTGGCGCTAAAATATACCGAGCTGGGGAAGGAAAAAAGAGATGAAAGGTGA
- a CDS encoding CPBP family intramembrane glutamic endopeptidase: MNIPLNYLQRQSPFSQLMILVALIIATTFLTLFLGILLAIPFFGSDIFVLIAKAPEMNTPQDIALLKYLQVVSQAGIFILPAFVFAALMSNRLWSYLQMNSLPDGRQVLAVFFLLFAILPGINWLMEINAAMSLPSWLQGVESWMRTSEDEAARLTEAFLATTTPRGLIANLFVVALMAAVGEELLFRGILQKLFTRWFGNVHLGVLVTSILFSMFHLQFFGFLPRLLLGILFGYMLVWSGSLWLPILAHFINNASAVLVYYFYNRGAIATPAEDFGTIHNLPLLMLSLLASAALMYIIYYYRKKPFHEES; the protein is encoded by the coding sequence ATGAACATTCCTTTAAACTATTTACAACGGCAGTCGCCCTTCAGTCAGTTGATGATACTGGTGGCGCTCATTATAGCCACTACGTTTCTTACCCTTTTTTTGGGCATTCTGCTGGCAATTCCGTTTTTTGGCAGCGACATTTTTGTACTGATAGCAAAAGCCCCCGAAATGAATACGCCGCAGGACATAGCTTTGCTCAAATACCTGCAGGTGGTGAGCCAGGCGGGGATTTTTATCCTACCGGCTTTTGTCTTTGCAGCGCTCATGTCCAACCGGTTGTGGAGCTATCTTCAAATGAACTCTCTGCCGGACGGACGCCAGGTGTTGGCTGTATTTTTTCTTTTATTTGCCATACTTCCGGGCATCAACTGGCTCATGGAAATCAATGCCGCAATGAGCTTGCCGTCGTGGCTGCAGGGCGTCGAATCGTGGATGCGCACCAGTGAGGACGAAGCGGCGCGACTCACCGAAGCCTTTCTTGCTACCACCACACCACGCGGGCTTATCGCAAATTTGTTTGTCGTCGCGCTGATGGCTGCTGTAGGTGAAGAATTGCTTTTTAGAGGAATTTTGCAAAAGCTCTTTACGCGTTGGTTTGGCAATGTGCACCTGGGCGTGCTGGTCACCAGCATATTGTTCAGCATGTTTCATCTGCAATTCTTCGGTTTCCTGCCGCGTCTGCTGCTGGGCATCCTTTTCGGATATATGCTTGTATGGTCCGGATCGCTCTGGCTGCCAATTCTGGCACATTTTATCAATAACGCGTCGGCGGTTTTGGTGTATTACTTTTACAATCGCGGAGCAATTGCCACGCCTGCCGAAGATTTCGGAACCATTCACAACCTGCCACTACTGATGCTTAGCCTGCTGGCCTCGGCCGCGCTGATGTATATTATTTATTACTACCGCAAAAAACCTTTTCATGAAGAATCTTAA